In the Ostrinia nubilalis chromosome 15, ilOstNubi1.1, whole genome shotgun sequence genome, one interval contains:
- the LOC135079026 gene encoding COP9 signalosome complex subunit 4 codes for MPFNLQGVRQYLSELRNSGGLHKDQAEKYRNVLMEILKNPEGELAETLKAFVEAIVNENVSLVISRQLLTDVSTHLALLNDNVSREVSHFALDVIQPRVISFEEQVASIRQHLADIYERNQNWKEAANVLVGIPLETGQKQYSVDYKLETYLKIARLYLEVDDPVQAEAFVNRASLLQAETTNEQLQIYYKVCYARVLDYRRKFIEAAQRYNELSYRNIIHEDERMTCLRNALICTVLASAGQQRSRMLATLFKDERCQQLPAYSILEKMYLDRIIRRSELHEFEALMQTHQKAVMSDGSTILDRAVFEHNLLSASKLYNNITFEELGALLETPPAKAERIASHMISEGRMNGYIDQISARVHFETREILPQWDKQIQSLCYQVNSLIEKIAAAEPEWMAKIMEEEMIQ; via the exons atgccGTTTAATTTACAAGGAGTTAGACAATATCTCAGTGAACTGAGAAATTCCGGAGGCTTGCACAAAGACCAAGCTGAAAA gtACCGTAATGTTCTCATGGAGATCCTGAAAAATCCTGAGGGAGAGTTAGCTGAGACATTGAAAGCATTTGTTGAAGCAA TTGTGAATGAAAATGTGAGCTTGGTGATATCTCGGCAACTGCTCACGGATGTCAGCACGCACCTGGCGTTGCTGAATGACAATGTTTCTCGGGAAGTCTCTCATTTTGCGCTGGACGTCATACAACCTAGGGTGATTTCATTTGAGGAACAG GTGGCAAGTATTAGACAACATTTAGCTGACATTTATGAGCGCAACCAAAACTGGAAGGAAGCTGCTAATGTTCTTGTTGGAATACCACTTGAAACTGGCCAAAA GCAATATTCAGTAGACTACAAACTGGAGACCTATCTGAAGATTGCCCGCCTGTACCTAGAGGTGGATGACCCCGTGCAGGCCGAAGCGTTCGTCAACAGAGCCTCCTTGCTGCAAGCGGAGACCACTAATGAACAACTACAGATATACTATAAAGTCTGCTATGCCAGAGTACTGGATTACCGCAG GAAGTTTATTGAAGCTGCACAAAGGTACAATGAATTATCATACAGAAACATAATTCATGAAGATGAAAGAATGACATGCCTCAGAAATGCTCTCATTTGCACAGTTTTAGCCTCAGCTG GTCAACAGAGGTCCAGAATGCTAGCCACTCTGTTCAAAGACGAAAGGTGCCAACAACTGCCTGCTTACTCAATCCTAGAAAAAATGTACCTCGACCGTATAATTCGCCGATCTGAGCTACATGAATTTGAAGCCTTAATGCAGACGCATCAGAAA GCGGTGATGTCGGACGGGTCCACGATCCTGGACCGCGCTGTTTTCGAGCACAACCTGCTGTCGGCCAGCAAGCTGTACAACAACATCACGTTCGAGGAGCTGGGCGCGTTACTGGAGACGCCGCCCGCCAAGGCCGAGCGTATCGCCTCCCACATGATCAGCGAGGGACGCATGAACGGCTACATCGACCAGATCAGCGCGCGAGTGCACTTTGAGA CTCGAGAAATCCTACCCCAATGGGACAAACAGATCCAAAGCCTGTGCTACCAGGTGAACAGCCTCATCGAGAAGATCGCCGCCGCCGAGCCCGAGTGGATGGCCAAGATCATGGAGGAAGAAATGATACAGTAA